One Desulforhopalus sp. DNA segment encodes these proteins:
- the cas5c gene encoding type I-C CRISPR-associated protein Cas5c gives MNRRTHTLEVWGDLACFTRPEMKVERFSYPVITPSAARGIFDAIYWEGIRETDGMRPYFHWQVERIEVLEMPRYIALRRNEVKDKVPADRTIKAWMDGRSEPEPLWADGGKDDTGTDQKGRTQRQTVALKNVRYRLTAKIVPKSKFADHEHSNKYDSIFERRAKQGKCFQQPYFGCSEFPAFFEYANPGDAQKTTASFDQHLGWMLYDVFDLRREVVKNDKPFISLFDATVVNGVLDVPPFESEKVRKPESGGV, from the coding sequence GTGAACAGACGAACGCATACGCTGGAAGTCTGGGGGGATTTGGCCTGTTTTACCCGGCCGGAGATGAAAGTTGAACGGTTCAGCTATCCGGTCATTACGCCATCCGCTGCACGAGGCATATTTGATGCCATTTATTGGGAAGGCATTCGGGAAACCGACGGTATGCGTCCATATTTTCATTGGCAGGTCGAACGTATCGAGGTTCTAGAGATGCCACGTTATATTGCCCTACGGCGGAATGAGGTGAAGGACAAAGTTCCAGCAGACCGCACCATCAAAGCATGGATGGATGGCCGATCAGAACCGGAGCCCCTTTGGGCTGATGGTGGTAAAGATGATACGGGCACTGATCAGAAGGGCCGTACCCAACGGCAGACGGTAGCACTAAAAAATGTCCGCTATCGACTCACTGCTAAGATTGTTCCAAAATCCAAGTTTGCAGACCACGAGCACTCTAACAAATACGACAGCATATTCGAACGGCGCGCCAAGCAGGGAAAATGCTTTCAACAACCATACTTCGGATGTAGCGAATTCCCGGCTTTTTTTGAATATGCTAATCCTGGTGATGCGCAAAAAACTACAGCCTCTTTTGATCAGCACCTCGGCTGGATGTTATACGATGTTTTCGACCTGCGGCGAGAGGTGGTCAAGAATGACAAGCCATTTATCTCTCTTTTTGATGCTACCGTGGTCAACGGTGTGTTGGATGTTCCACCTTTTGAAAGCGAGAAGGTACGAAAACCGGAAAGTGGAGGAGTCTGA
- the cas2 gene encoding CRISPR-associated endonuclease Cas2: MLVLVTYDVNTETSEGRRRLRRVAKACVNCGQRVQFSVFECLLDPAQWSTLRARLIDEIDEELDSLRFYFLGSNWKNRVEHVGAKPAYDPEGPLII, translated from the coding sequence ATGCTGGTACTGGTAACCTATGATGTAAACACGGAAACATCGGAAGGACGAAGACGATTGAGGCGCGTTGCCAAGGCCTGCGTGAATTGTGGCCAACGGGTGCAGTTTTCAGTTTTTGAGTGCCTGCTTGATCCAGCTCAATGGTCCACCCTACGGGCGCGTTTGATCGATGAAATTGATGAGGAATTAGACAGTCTACGTTTTTATTTTCTCGGCAGTAACTGGAAAAATAGAGTGGAGCATGTCGGAGCGAAACCCGCTTATGATCCTGAAGGCCCTTTAATCATCTAA
- the cas8c gene encoding type I-C CRISPR-associated protein Cas8c/Csd1 produces MLNQLVTYARKNLSGSEPGFTTRTVRWLVEISGDGQLINILPLGDDKKGAQTSKCPEMGNMNAGGRAHFLVETLQTVTLLCKPNEEPKKIAGSQEKQSFFKGMIRQAAVEASSLVPLTKFLDGEQLVTLRDRFSQEKAKPTDWLCWRIAGVDPLQESAVLDWWRFWRALDQEKGKTEEKPKRGKKTVESSATTNSKEMICFLSGEVLMPLPTQPKITGLSGVGGLSMGDVMAGFDKAAFCSFGLEQASNAAMGEKSAREFIDALNHLIKNHSRKLANTLVVHWFKDTVRVESDPLAFLFEPPEITEATAYNSAQQILESLRTGQRSGFDNNRYFAITISGASGRVMIRDWMEGSFEELITRIEQWFSDLEIVARDGNNLARDPKFMAVCGAFVRELKDLSAPTSAILWRVALTGQPIPQTFVAQALHRFRCDLIDDKQFNHARMGLIKAYFIRKGGDHNMSAYLNKEHPEPAYQCGRLLAMLADLQRTALGDVGAGVVQRYYVAASQTPGLTLGRLISNAKNHLNKLDGGLAYWYEGQIAEIMSQIEDRIPGTLDLEGQSLFALGYYQQIAARRAGKTKDNDKSTKGDIQ; encoded by the coding sequence ATGCTGAATCAGCTTGTAACCTATGCCAGAAAAAATCTTTCTGGTTCTGAGCCAGGTTTCACTACACGGACAGTTCGGTGGCTGGTGGAAATTTCCGGAGATGGTCAACTTATAAATATCTTGCCATTGGGTGATGATAAAAAGGGTGCGCAGACTTCCAAATGTCCTGAAATGGGCAATATGAATGCCGGAGGCCGTGCCCATTTTCTCGTTGAAACACTTCAGACTGTAACCTTGCTCTGTAAACCGAATGAAGAACCAAAGAAGATTGCTGGCTCACAAGAAAAACAGTCGTTTTTCAAGGGGATGATTCGGCAGGCAGCCGTTGAAGCCTCGTCGCTGGTACCTTTGACGAAGTTTTTAGATGGTGAACAACTCGTTACGCTACGTGACCGATTTTCTCAGGAAAAGGCAAAACCTACCGATTGGCTTTGCTGGCGCATTGCCGGAGTAGACCCCTTACAGGAATCGGCTGTACTCGATTGGTGGCGCTTCTGGAGGGCGTTGGATCAAGAAAAAGGCAAGACTGAGGAAAAGCCCAAAAGAGGCAAAAAAACTGTCGAATCGTCAGCTACTACCAATTCCAAAGAAATGATCTGCTTTTTGAGTGGCGAGGTGCTCATGCCATTACCGACACAGCCGAAAATTACAGGGCTTTCTGGTGTGGGTGGTTTGAGTATGGGTGATGTCATGGCTGGATTTGACAAAGCTGCCTTTTGCTCCTTTGGATTGGAGCAGGCCAGCAATGCAGCCATGGGCGAAAAATCAGCACGCGAATTTATTGATGCTCTCAATCACTTAATCAAGAATCACTCTCGGAAATTGGCCAATACCTTGGTTGTCCATTGGTTTAAGGACACCGTCAGGGTGGAAAGTGATCCCCTGGCTTTTCTTTTCGAACCGCCCGAAATCACTGAAGCAACAGCTTACAACTCAGCCCAGCAAATCCTTGAATCCCTGCGAACTGGCCAGCGATCTGGTTTCGACAACAATCGGTATTTTGCAATAACCATTTCCGGTGCTTCGGGTAGGGTAATGATCCGCGACTGGATGGAAGGGAGTTTTGAGGAGCTGATTACAAGAATCGAGCAATGGTTTTCCGATCTGGAAATTGTTGCTAGGGATGGGAATAATCTCGCCCGTGATCCAAAATTCATGGCTGTCTGTGGAGCATTTGTTCGAGAACTTAAAGATTTATCGGCCCCAACATCAGCAATCCTCTGGCGTGTTGCTTTGACCGGGCAGCCTATTCCTCAGACCTTCGTCGCCCAAGCACTACATCGTTTTCGTTGCGACTTGATTGATGACAAACAATTCAACCACGCCCGCATGGGCTTGATAAAAGCATACTTCATTCGTAAAGGAGGAGATCACAACATGAGTGCTTATCTCAATAAGGAACATCCCGAACCCGCCTACCAATGCGGACGTCTTCTAGCAATGCTGGCTGACCTGCAACGCACGGCGCTGGGCGATGTCGGCGCTGGCGTGGTACAACGTTACTATGTGGCTGCCAGCCAAACGCCTGGGCTGACTCTCGGACGACTTATCTCCAACGCCAAGAATCACCTTAACAAACTAGATGGCGGCCTGGCCTATTGGTATGAAGGCCAGATTGCCGAAATCATGAGCCAGATTGAGGACCGCATACCGGGAACCCTTGATCTCGAAGGGCAGAGCCTTTTTGCTTTGGGCTATTATCAACAAATTGCCGCACGTCGAGCTGGGAAAACAAAAGACAACGACAAATCCACTAAAGGAGATATCCAATGA
- the cas4 gene encoding CRISPR-associated protein Cas4 produces the protein MYNEEDLLPISLLQHLLFCERRAALIQLEGIWEDNLFTVEGSHLHKKVDDDVPTESRNDIRISRGLLLRSSEFGLSGKADVVEFHRMSDKAIISSITTEERAISIPLAGTGGLWKPYPVDYKRGRMRHEEGFEAQLCAQAICLEEMLGCSVPEGAIYYGKPHRRLVVLFDDTLRSKTIKAANRLHKLVTSGRTPQARYEKKCESCSLLSACMPKVTGSKRSAKSYLTTALDQVSQQ, from the coding sequence GTGTATAACGAAGAAGACTTATTACCAATTTCATTGCTTCAGCATCTTCTTTTTTGTGAGCGTCGTGCCGCCCTCATACAACTCGAAGGCATTTGGGAAGACAATCTTTTCACTGTCGAGGGTTCCCACCTGCACAAGAAGGTCGATGACGATGTGCCCACAGAGTCGCGGAATGATATCCGTATATCTCGTGGGCTTTTATTACGTTCCTCTGAGTTCGGACTTTCCGGCAAAGCCGATGTGGTGGAATTTCACCGGATGAGCGATAAGGCAATTATTTCCTCAATTACAACTGAGGAAAGAGCCATTTCAATTCCGCTGGCAGGCACTGGCGGACTATGGAAACCTTATCCTGTAGATTACAAGCGCGGCAGGATGCGACATGAAGAAGGTTTTGAAGCCCAGCTTTGCGCTCAGGCGATCTGTCTTGAGGAAATGCTTGGCTGTTCCGTGCCGGAAGGGGCAATCTACTACGGCAAGCCCCACAGGCGGTTGGTGGTGCTGTTCGACGACACTCTGCGGAGCAAAACCATTAAAGCAGCCAACCGACTCCATAAATTAGTGACAAGTGGCCGTACGCCACAAGCTCGATACGAAAAGAAATGTGAAAGCTGTTCCCTGCTGTCGGCATGTATGCCAAAGGTAACGGGGTCGAAACGGAGCGCAAAGAGCTACCTGACCACAGCCCTCGATCAAGTGTCGCAACAATAA
- a CDS encoding DUF3365 domain-containing protein, with translation MTETPAKNVEQSVLIRNCLISAAAWTIICVLASTWNVMEIMDKSLGLAEKEARTIIDKDQALRYWATDHNGVYVPVTEETPPNPYLSHLPERDIVTPSGRQLTLLDPASFLRQVSERFSTLYKGQGHITSLKLINPQNAPDDWEKAMLREFEAGKQEARIFTKIDGEEYFRLMIPLPANQGCLQCHAQQGFKEGDVRGGLSVTVPLAPYRNMERQSLRHLQYTHLFFWAAGLLIICLSFYRSLKRLIFRQDSENLLREQSEKIELFAYSVAHDLKNPVIAIHGLARILNKRHLEGMTEKGRQYIVQIEESARQVSALVDQINAFISSKEQPIYKETLNLLDICHTVRAESSQRLNARNIAWFEPEEPVIFEADKMVILRILRNLVDNALKYGGPGLSKITISHGESTHFHTIMVANDGKAISKEDCRNIFLKFKRNCIDHKVEGTGLGLAIVKELVSLHGGRIWASSDGKQGVSFAFSIAKKTDDEAGRKSRFAPRQSP, from the coding sequence ATGACTGAGACACCTGCCAAGAATGTCGAACAATCCGTGCTGATCCGCAACTGCCTGATCTCCGCGGCGGCCTGGACGATTATCTGCGTTCTTGCAAGCACTTGGAATGTCATGGAAATTATGGACAAAAGCCTGGGGCTAGCAGAGAAAGAGGCCCGGACAATCATCGACAAGGACCAGGCCCTGCGTTATTGGGCCACCGATCATAACGGGGTGTACGTACCCGTCACTGAAGAAACCCCTCCGAATCCGTACCTCAGCCATCTCCCTGAACGGGATATCGTCACCCCGAGCGGCCGGCAGCTGACCCTGCTCGACCCGGCCTCTTTCTTGCGGCAGGTAAGTGAACGTTTCTCGACGCTTTATAAAGGCCAGGGCCACATCACCAGTCTGAAACTGATCAACCCGCAAAATGCCCCCGATGACTGGGAAAAGGCCATGCTCAGGGAGTTCGAAGCCGGCAAGCAAGAGGCACGGATTTTTACAAAGATTGACGGTGAAGAATATTTCCGCCTCATGATACCGCTGCCCGCCAACCAGGGCTGTTTGCAATGCCACGCCCAACAGGGGTTCAAAGAAGGCGATGTCCGCGGCGGTCTGAGCGTTACCGTCCCTCTTGCGCCGTACCGCAATATGGAGCGGCAATCGCTCCGTCACCTGCAATATACCCACCTGTTTTTCTGGGCGGCTGGGCTTCTCATCATTTGTCTCAGTTTTTACCGCAGCTTGAAGCGCCTGATATTTCGCCAGGACTCCGAAAATCTGCTACGCGAGCAGAGTGAAAAGATCGAGCTCTTCGCTTACTCGGTCGCCCACGACCTTAAAAATCCGGTTATCGCCATCCATGGTCTGGCAAGAATACTCAACAAAAGGCACCTCGAAGGCATGACGGAAAAGGGCCGGCAATACATCGTGCAGATTGAAGAATCGGCAAGACAGGTATCTGCCCTTGTCGATCAGATCAACGCCTTTATCTCTTCAAAAGAACAGCCCATTTATAAAGAAACTCTGAATCTGCTCGATATCTGCCATACGGTCCGGGCAGAAAGCAGCCAGCGGCTCAATGCACGCAATATCGCCTGGTTCGAACCTGAAGAGCCGGTGATTTTTGAGGCCGACAAGATGGTCATCCTGCGGATTCTCAGAAACCTTGTCGACAATGCCTTGAAATATGGTGGCCCGGGCCTTAGTAAAATCACCATCTCCCACGGCGAATCGACCCACTTCCATACCATCATGGTGGCCAATGACGGCAAGGCCATCTCCAAGGAGGATTGCCGCAATATCTTCCTGAAGTTCAAGAGAAACTGCATTGACCACAAGGTCGAGGGCACCGGTCTCGGCCTGGCCATAGTCAAGGAACTGGTAAGCCTGCACGGCGGCCGGATCTGGGCAAGCTCGGATGGCAAGCAGGGGGTGTCCTTCGCCTTTTCCATTGCCAAAAAGACCGACGACGAGGCGGGCCGGAAAAGCCGCTTCGCCCCGCGACAGTCTCCTTGA
- the cas3 gene encoding CRISPR-associated helicase Cas3', whose translation MNYFAHSENNYKHKHLAKGHLSSVSDLAAKFAASTRWKDESSLSGRLHDLGKYADLFQKRLKGEESGLDHWSPGMWVALEYHAVAAALAIQGHHIGLQSITNLRNATPANLTERHPLNLRLSDTNINRLKDRFSEDDLKVSKPDSYAVEPQKGFQNPVASMLDVRMLFSCLTDADFLDTEAHFEGNELGKRYRASGPTLDIPKAIYALEQFMVGKVRSTSQSDTIVRDARNSLWNMVVSSAEQEPGLFTLTAPTGSGKTLAMLKFALDHAACNGLKRLVLVVPYLSIIEQTAAIYRAIFQEFPESFVLEHHSMAGLGIEESKNDAEVIKERGRRLLSENWDAPIIITTNVQLLESLFSNRPSACRKLHNLMESVIMFDEAQTLPQSLAVPTLAALSHFSKAYRTTVLFATATQPAFDALDSAVRKFVPEGWCPIEVAPDHACLYDALRRYEVQWPKNGEKKDWVTLAEEIQGEKQVLCVVNLKSHTAAILREIRETAAVFHLSTNLCAYHRRVVLDEVRARLKNGDPCQLISTQCIEAGVDVDFPVTYRAMAPLDAIAQAAGRCNREGRLITESGKRRMGEVRVFEPSMEGSWRSLYPTFAYYQATKVTETMLIIAGETGIDLNAPAVFRDFYHRLYDLSKPEANNQELIEAFCAVDFVRVAREYRLIDSTTIQVLVPYMPQIDLFEELRQEQDVAGISAKWIRRAQGLAVSVFRPQLDHPAWGVLIPAKLRYGNGVSDEWFILEDHIDGLYDEVFGLCLPQSHQILIG comes from the coding sequence ATGAATTATTTTGCCCATAGTGAAAACAACTATAAGCACAAACATCTGGCAAAAGGGCATCTTTCCAGTGTATCCGACCTTGCTGCAAAATTTGCTGCAAGCACACGATGGAAAGACGAATCATCCCTCTCCGGAAGGCTTCATGACCTGGGAAAGTATGCTGACCTTTTTCAGAAAAGGTTAAAGGGAGAAGAGAGTGGTCTTGACCATTGGTCACCGGGAATGTGGGTTGCATTGGAGTATCATGCAGTTGCCGCCGCCTTGGCGATCCAAGGCCATCACATTGGACTTCAATCCATCACCAACCTTCGAAATGCAACCCCCGCGAATCTTACAGAAAGACATCCTCTAAACTTGAGACTCAGCGATACTAACATTAATCGTCTAAAAGATAGATTTTCAGAAGATGACCTTAAGGTCAGCAAACCAGATTCTTATGCTGTCGAACCGCAAAAGGGATTTCAGAACCCTGTCGCCTCCATGTTGGATGTGCGAATGCTTTTTTCATGTTTGACCGATGCTGATTTTCTAGACACAGAAGCCCATTTTGAAGGAAATGAGCTGGGGAAGAGATATCGTGCATCCGGACCAACTTTGGATATCCCCAAAGCCATCTATGCATTAGAGCAATTTATGGTTGGCAAAGTTCGTAGCACAAGTCAATCAGATACGATAGTTCGCGACGCCAGAAATTCGCTTTGGAATATGGTTGTTTCCTCTGCGGAGCAAGAACCGGGACTTTTCACGCTCACTGCGCCAACCGGCAGCGGGAAAACACTGGCTATGCTCAAGTTTGCCTTAGATCATGCGGCTTGTAACGGTCTTAAACGATTAGTACTTGTAGTACCTTATCTGTCTATCATCGAACAGACAGCAGCGATTTATCGAGCCATTTTTCAGGAATTTCCGGAAAGCTTTGTGCTTGAGCACCACAGTATGGCTGGCCTTGGCATTGAAGAATCGAAAAATGATGCAGAAGTTATCAAGGAACGTGGCCGCCGACTTCTCTCAGAAAACTGGGACGCTCCGATTATCATTACGACAAATGTGCAATTATTGGAGTCGCTGTTTTCAAACCGACCATCAGCGTGCCGCAAACTTCACAACCTGATGGAATCGGTCATCATGTTTGACGAGGCCCAGACTTTACCTCAATCGCTCGCTGTGCCGACATTAGCAGCCTTATCTCACTTTTCCAAAGCATATCGGACAACAGTGCTCTTTGCCACAGCCACCCAACCGGCATTTGATGCTCTGGATAGTGCTGTTAGAAAATTTGTCCCTGAGGGTTGGTGTCCAATCGAGGTGGCTCCTGATCATGCCTGTCTCTACGATGCATTGCGTCGTTATGAAGTTCAGTGGCCAAAAAATGGCGAGAAGAAAGATTGGGTGACCTTAGCGGAAGAAATTCAAGGCGAAAAACAAGTGCTTTGTGTTGTAAACCTTAAAAGCCATACAGCAGCAATACTGAGGGAAATCAGAGAAACTGCCGCAGTGTTCCATCTCTCCACCAATCTCTGCGCATACCATAGGAGAGTTGTTTTAGATGAGGTCCGTGCCAGACTTAAGAACGGTGATCCCTGCCAACTCATTTCAACCCAATGTATTGAGGCCGGCGTCGATGTGGATTTTCCTGTAACCTACCGGGCGATGGCGCCACTTGATGCCATTGCCCAAGCAGCTGGCCGCTGCAATCGGGAAGGGAGGCTTATAACTGAGTCAGGAAAACGGCGAATGGGCGAAGTGCGGGTGTTTGAACCGTCAATGGAAGGAAGCTGGCGAAGTCTTTACCCGACCTTTGCCTATTATCAGGCAACTAAAGTGACGGAAACCATGCTCATCATAGCAGGTGAGACAGGAATTGACCTGAACGCTCCAGCAGTCTTTCGCGATTTCTACCATCGCCTCTATGATTTAAGTAAGCCGGAGGCCAATAACCAAGAACTTATTGAAGCCTTTTGTGCTGTTGATTTTGTCCGAGTTGCCCGAGAGTATCGTTTAATTGATAGTACAACTATCCAGGTACTTGTACCTTACATGCCGCAAATCGATTTATTTGAAGAATTGCGCCAGGAGCAGGATGTTGCCGGAATAAGTGCCAAATGGATTCGTCGAGCCCAAGGGCTGGCTGTCAGTGTCTTTCGTCCCCAACTGGACCATCCTGCCTGGGGAGTGCTGATTCCGGCAAAATTACGCTATGGAAATGGGGTGTCGGATGAATGGTTTATTCTGGAGGATCATATAGATGGATTATATGACGAAGTTTTCGGACTGTGTTTGCCGCAGTCCCATCAGATTCTAATTGGCTGA
- the cas1c gene encoding type I-C CRISPR-associated endonuclease Cas1c — translation MRHLLNSLYVTTQGAYLARDGETVAVRVEHETRLRVPIHTLGGIVCFGQVSCSPPLMQLCAERGVRIAFLSEYGKFWARVEGPVSGNVLLRRQQYRWADDTDKSAEIARAIVIAKVANQRTVLLRGVRDYPEAAGNQDMKSAADYLEKQLGVLRQPMSLESVRGVEGDTAKCYFSVLDHLIVAGKDEFFFNGRNRRPPLDNMNALLSFLYTLLVHDVRSALETVGLDPAVGFLHRDRPGRPSLALDIMEELRPVLADRLALSLVNRRQIKGKGFKTTETGAVVMDDETRKEVLVAYQKRKQEELQHPFINEKIALGLLPHAQSLLLSRYIRGDLDGYPPYFWK, via the coding sequence ATGCGACATTTGCTGAACTCTCTTTATGTTACAACCCAAGGCGCCTATCTGGCACGGGATGGCGAGACTGTCGCTGTCCGCGTTGAACATGAGACGCGACTTCGAGTGCCGATCCATACCCTTGGCGGCATTGTCTGCTTTGGCCAGGTTTCCTGCTCACCACCGCTTATGCAGTTATGTGCCGAACGGGGCGTAAGGATTGCTTTCTTAAGCGAATACGGGAAGTTTTGGGCGAGGGTTGAAGGACCGGTTTCCGGCAATGTCCTTTTACGAAGGCAACAATACCGGTGGGCCGACGATACCGACAAATCCGCCGAAATTGCTCGTGCCATAGTCATCGCCAAGGTGGCCAACCAGCGAACGGTTCTTCTGCGGGGGGTGCGTGATTATCCGGAAGCGGCTGGGAATCAGGATATGAAAAGTGCGGCCGACTACCTGGAGAAGCAGCTGGGTGTGCTCCGGCAACCGATGTCCCTTGAAAGTGTACGGGGTGTAGAAGGAGATACGGCCAAATGCTATTTTTCAGTACTCGATCATCTGATTGTCGCGGGTAAGGATGAGTTCTTTTTCAATGGACGGAACAGACGCCCGCCACTCGACAACATGAACGCCCTTCTCTCCTTTCTTTATACCCTTTTGGTGCATGATGTCCGCTCTGCGCTGGAAACGGTTGGCCTTGATCCAGCTGTCGGATTTCTCCACCGAGACCGACCGGGCAGACCGAGTCTGGCACTCGATATCATGGAAGAGTTGCGACCGGTGCTTGCCGACCGGCTCGCCCTCTCTCTCGTCAACCGGCGACAGATCAAGGGTAAAGGCTTCAAGACGACGGAAACAGGCGCGGTAGTCATGGATGACGAAACCCGCAAGGAAGTGCTGGTCGCTTACCAAAAACGAAAGCAGGAGGAATTGCAGCATCCGTTTATCAACGAAAAGATTGCTCTCGGCTTGCTGCCCCATGCCCAGTCTCTGCTATTGAGCCGCTATATACGGGGCGATCTGGATGGATATCCACCATATTTTTGGAAATAG
- a CDS encoding Bro-N domain-containing protein — protein METKLVVFKNKEIRRILHNNEWHFAVVDVVAALTDSDKPRDYWYRMKKREQAASGIELSTFCRQLKLEATDGKKYQTEVADTEGIFRIIQSIPSPKAEPFKRWLAKVGHERVQEIEDPELATKRTKALYRAKGYSEAWIEKRMRGIAVRAELTDEWKNRGVNEEPEYAILTTEISKAAFGLTPSEYKELKGLERENLRDHMTDLELIFSMLGEAATTEIARKQDAQGFGENKIASHKGGRIAGEAREKLEKETGERVVSRDNYLTEPESQKRLTTQKTASALKK, from the coding sequence TTGGAAACAAAACTGGTTGTTTTTAAAAACAAAGAAATCCGCAGAATCCTACATAACAATGAATGGCATTTTGCCGTCGTTGATGTGGTCGCGGCCTTGACTGACAGCGATAAGCCCCGAGATTACTGGTATCGCATGAAAAAACGGGAGCAGGCTGCAAGCGGAATTGAGTTGTCGACATTTTGTCGACAACTCAAGTTGGAAGCAACAGACGGCAAGAAATATCAAACTGAAGTGGCTGATACCGAAGGGATTTTTAGAATTATCCAGTCGATTCCTTCTCCCAAGGCCGAGCCCTTCAAGCGTTGGCTGGCCAAGGTCGGTCATGAGCGGGTTCAGGAGATTGAGGACCCGGAGCTGGCTACCAAACGGACCAAGGCTCTCTACCGGGCCAAAGGCTATTCGGAGGCCTGGATCGAGAAACGGATGCGCGGCATTGCCGTCCGGGCCGAACTTACCGACGAATGGAAAAATCGAGGTGTCAACGAGGAACCGGAATATGCAATACTGACCACTGAGATTTCAAAAGCTGCGTTCGGCCTGACACCTTCAGAATACAAGGAGTTGAAAGGGCTGGAGCGGGAAAATCTGCGCGATCATATGACCGATCTGGAGTTAATCTTCTCCATGCTTGGCGAGGCGGCCACTACTGAGATTGCCCGAAAACAGGATGCCCAAGGCTTTGGCGAAAACAAAATTGCTTCCCACAAAGGTGGAAGAATTGCCGGCGAGGCGAGAGAGAAACTGGAGAAAGAAACAGGCGAGAGGGTGGTTAGCCGGGATAATTATCTAACTGAGCCGGAGAGCCAGAAACGTTTAACGACACAAAAGACTGCGAGCGCACTAAAGAAATAA
- the cas7c gene encoding type I-C CRISPR-associated protein Cas7/Csd2, which produces MSIQNRYEFLFLFDCENGNPNGDPDAGNSPRIDPEDMHGLVSDVALKRRVRNFVQEKFGADIIASTPNAIYIQHASNLNKYITKAHEETGGKPEGGGNRNQVMSARDWMCKTFFDVRTFGAVMSTGANAGQVRGPVQFSFARSVDPILPLDISITRMAVAEKVKDAKTAADYERWENEQEEDKLRTMGRKALIPYGLYVAKGFISANLAKGTGFSDTDLANLWEALLNMYDHDRSASKGMMSCRGLYVFKHVGTDSDQNQRIKQAMLGCAPAHKLLDRNAIVEIVRTSSGSPRAFADYKITVHKDRLPSGIELLAM; this is translated from the coding sequence ATGAGCATACAGAACCGTTATGAATTCCTCTTCCTGTTCGATTGTGAAAACGGTAACCCCAACGGCGACCCGGATGCTGGCAATAGCCCTCGCATCGATCCTGAGGATATGCACGGCCTGGTTTCCGATGTGGCACTCAAGCGCCGAGTAAGAAATTTTGTTCAAGAAAAGTTTGGCGCTGATATCATCGCGTCGACGCCGAACGCCATCTATATACAACATGCCAGTAATCTGAACAAATATATCACCAAGGCCCATGAAGAGACGGGCGGTAAACCGGAAGGCGGAGGCAATCGTAATCAGGTAATGAGCGCACGGGACTGGATGTGCAAGACCTTTTTTGATGTCCGAACCTTCGGGGCAGTCATGAGTACCGGCGCTAATGCCGGACAGGTGCGGGGTCCCGTGCAGTTTTCCTTTGCCCGTTCAGTTGACCCAATCCTACCGTTGGATATTTCCATTACCCGTATGGCGGTGGCGGAAAAGGTCAAAGATGCAAAAACAGCTGCTGATTATGAAAGATGGGAAAATGAACAGGAAGAGGACAAACTTCGAACCATGGGTCGCAAGGCCCTTATTCCTTACGGTCTTTATGTGGCTAAAGGATTCATCAGCGCCAATCTTGCCAAGGGAACCGGATTTTCTGACACTGACTTGGCTAATTTATGGGAGGCGCTCTTGAATATGTACGACCACGACCGCTCCGCCAGCAAGGGGATGATGTCTTGTCGTGGGCTGTATGTTTTCAAGCATGTCGGCACCGACAGCGACCAAAACCAGCGGATCAAACAGGCAATGCTAGGCTGCGCACCAGCTCACAAATTACTGGACCGCAATGCTATCGTAGAAATTGTTAGAACATCATCTGGATCACCCCGTGCTTTTGCTGATTACAAAATTACGGTACATAAGGACCGTTTGCCCAGTGGCATTGAATTGCTGGCTATGTGA
- a CDS encoding Fic family protein, with protein sequence MHKSDNETASITAIINQYAKTWTFLLQYDEDSLARPKQLQPARMALEYGKATRAIALIKSELTKRGEAGDLFGLEREHLLEGILGNICQTFDGQELYPSAEEKAANLLYFVIKDHPFSDGNKRIGSFLFLLFLEENGLLEKTGINDKGLVALALLIAESDPRQKDLLVRLVLNLLAS encoded by the coding sequence ATGCATAAATCCGACAACGAAACAGCTTCCATTACCGCGATAATCAATCAATACGCCAAGACATGGACCTTCCTGCTACAATACGATGAGGACAGCCTTGCCCGCCCCAAACAACTGCAACCCGCGCGCATGGCGCTCGAATACGGGAAGGCGACACGGGCTATCGCCCTCATCAAGTCCGAGCTGACCAAACGTGGTGAAGCCGGCGACCTCTTTGGCCTGGAGCGGGAACACCTGTTAGAGGGCATCCTCGGCAATATCTGTCAGACCTTCGACGGCCAGGAGCTTTATCCAAGCGCCGAGGAAAAGGCAGCCAACCTCCTCTACTTTGTCATCAAGGATCACCCTTTTTCCGACGGCAACAAGCGGATTGGTTCTTTCTTGTTTCTGTTGTTTTTAGAGGAGAATGGATTGCTGGAGAAAACCGGGATCAATGACAAAGGGCTGGTGGCTTTGGCGCTGTTGATTGCCGAGAGTGATCCACGGCAGAAAGATTTGCTGGTGAGGTTGGTTTTGAATTTGCTTGCTTCTTAG